One window of the Methanomassiliicoccaceae archaeon DOK genome contains the following:
- a CDS encoding methanogenesis marker 17 protein: MDIEIIGGDPYGNEAYVKLFDDIMSDLNKAVLIDKVQLTLEPATPLFIFSIVLRAAPSAKTIGDVATVRTDVGGVHITITQERYAPDILKELWARYGRKAVYQQTRFDMDVQGAKEEDVSAIVVASGEDDRREIMGAIWRTMPEGIKNRKTLISGNVITVVATEEVLLPEMIERGMQVHKAMGGSDDV; encoded by the coding sequence ATGGACATAGAGATAATCGGAGGCGACCCGTACGGCAACGAAGCCTACGTCAAGCTCTTCGACGACATCATGAGCGACCTGAACAAGGCGGTGCTGATCGACAAGGTCCAGCTGACGCTGGAGCCGGCCACGCCCCTGTTCATCTTCTCGATAGTCCTCAGGGCGGCCCCGTCCGCCAAGACCATCGGGGACGTCGCCACCGTCAGGACGGACGTCGGCGGCGTGCACATAACGATCACCCAGGAGCGCTACGCTCCGGACATCCTGAAGGAGCTCTGGGCCAGGTACGGCAGGAAGGCCGTGTACCAGCAGACCAGGTTCGACATGGACGTCCAGGGCGCCAAGGAGGAGGACGTGAGCGCGATCGTCGTCGCCTCCGGAGAGGACGACAGGCGCGAGATCATGGGAGCCATCTGGAGGACGATGCCAGAGGGAATCAAGAACAGGAAGACCCTGATCAGTGGCAACGTGATAACGGTCGTGGCCACGGAGGAGGTCCTCCTGCCCGAGATGATCGAGAGGGGGATGCAGGTCCACAAGGCGATGGGAGGTTCCGACGATGTTTGA
- a CDS encoding methanogenesis marker 15 protein, with translation MTIKIAQLSCGTEYSSVQYEIEKAARSVGAKIVYPDVSAADIDEAVKRFGFNPRSPQLKLMIARAVQLADEKYDADAVFITTCFRCAEAALVRNELRRFIQEHTRLPVVTYSFTERLKASQLLTRMEALVTIVTRKELLARERQTGLTAGLDSGSSTTKAVIMQDNKIIGKDWTPSGDVVKSATQVLENAMKMAGVELKDIEAIGTTGYGRFTLGDHFNAKLVQEELTVNSKGAVWLADRQRGEATIIDIGGMDNKAITVRDGVPDNFTMGGICAGASGRFLEMTSRRMKIDVTELGALADKGDWRNAKMNSYCSVFGIQDLVTTLGEGKSFEDVAAAACHSVAEQVYEQQLQEIDVRHPIIQVGGTSLISGLVTQVGEVLGEKPIVPPDSQYIGAVGGALLSSGFL, from the coding sequence GTGACAATCAAGATCGCACAGCTTTCATGCGGTACCGAGTACAGCAGCGTACAGTACGAGATAGAGAAGGCCGCCAGGTCGGTCGGAGCCAAGATCGTCTACCCCGACGTGTCGGCCGCGGACATCGACGAGGCTGTCAAGAGGTTCGGGTTCAACCCCCGCTCCCCCCAGCTCAAGCTGATGATCGCCAGGGCCGTCCAGCTCGCGGACGAGAAGTACGACGCCGACGCCGTGTTCATCACCACCTGCTTCAGGTGCGCCGAGGCCGCCCTCGTAAGGAACGAGCTGAGGAGGTTCATCCAGGAGCACACCAGGCTGCCCGTTGTCACCTACTCCTTCACGGAGAGGCTCAAGGCGTCCCAGCTGCTCACGAGGATGGAGGCCCTCGTCACCATCGTCACCAGGAAGGAGCTCCTGGCCAGGGAGAGGCAGACCGGTCTCACCGCCGGACTCGACTCCGGCTCCTCGACCACGAAAGCGGTCATCATGCAGGACAACAAGATCATCGGAAAGGACTGGACCCCGTCGGGCGACGTCGTCAAGTCCGCCACCCAGGTCCTCGAGAATGCCATGAAGATGGCGGGCGTCGAGCTGAAGGACATCGAGGCCATCGGAACCACCGGGTACGGAAGGTTCACCCTCGGCGACCACTTCAACGCGAAGCTGGTCCAGGAGGAGCTGACCGTCAACTCCAAGGGAGCGGTCTGGCTCGCCGACAGGCAGAGGGGGGAGGCCACCATCATCGACATCGGCGGTATGGACAACAAGGCCATCACCGTCAGGGACGGGGTCCCCGACAACTTCACCATGGGAGGAATCTGCGCTGGAGCCTCCGGAAGGTTCCTGGAGATGACCTCCAGGAGGATGAAGATCGACGTCACCGAGCTCGGAGCGCTCGCCGACAAGGGCGACTGGAGGAACGCCAAGATGAACTCCTACTGCTCCGTCTTCGGAATCCAGGACCTGGTCACCACCCTCGGAGAGGGGAAGAGCTTCGAGGACGTGGCGGCAGCCGCATGCCACTCCGTCGCCGAGCAGGTCTACGAGCAGCAGCTCCAGGAGATCGACGTCAGGCACCCCATCATCCAGGTGGGCGGAACGTCCCTGATCTCCGGTCTGGTGACCCAGGTCGGCGAGGTCCTCGGGGAGAAGCCCATCGTCCCGCCGGACTCCCAGTACATCGGTGCGGTCGGCGGCGCGCTGCTGAGCTCCGGGTTCCTGTGA
- a CDS encoding methanogenesis marker 5 protein — translation MMKVFIDPPNSLVLFDLVERFGHEPLSAMAAIQERVDNLEVDMPPMNVTLDDVVKGLKYAGVEVPSGIRGRLALWGPMIDEADAAIIMDDCPYSFGCVGCERSNLMVKYLIKRRGIPALHVSYPEDDEQAVNFVAQTKEFLEGLQ, via the coding sequence GTGATGAAGGTCTTCATAGATCCGCCGAACAGCCTGGTGCTGTTCGATCTGGTTGAGAGGTTCGGGCATGAGCCCCTCAGCGCGATGGCGGCCATCCAGGAGAGGGTCGACAACCTTGAAGTGGACATGCCACCCATGAACGTTACCCTCGACGACGTCGTCAAGGGTCTGAAGTACGCGGGAGTCGAGGTCCCCTCCGGAATCAGGGGAAGGCTCGCCCTGTGGGGGCCGATGATCGATGAGGCGGACGCCGCCATCATCATGGACGACTGCCCCTACAGCTTCGGATGCGTCGGGTGCGAGAGGTCCAACCTCATGGTGAAGTACCTGATCAAGAGGCGCGGAATCCCCGCGCTGCACGTGAGCTACCCCGAGGACGACGAGCAGGCCGTCAACTTCGTCGCTCAGACCAAAGAGTTCCTGGAGGGACTGCAGTGA
- a CDS encoding DUF2102 domain-containing protein, translating into MSEERETRLFMISPRSMLTPDQLSRMVHSYGEAAIIKETCYGCLVEAPRETVLRILAKVREKYPHEVFSKVRAYPCSDPRRCRAQHGTRPGYAQLEEEWALLAHIQYALDRVEEGAKYVPPAEKKRIPVNDFKKICEVQ; encoded by the coding sequence ATGAGCGAGGAGAGGGAGACGAGACTGTTCATGATATCGCCCAGGTCCATGCTCACGCCGGACCAGCTGTCCCGCATGGTGCATTCCTACGGCGAGGCGGCGATCATCAAGGAGACATGCTACGGGTGCCTCGTGGAGGCCCCCAGGGAGACCGTGCTGCGCATCCTGGCCAAGGTCAGGGAGAAGTACCCGCACGAGGTCTTCTCGAAGGTCAGGGCATACCCGTGCAGCGACCCCCGCAGGTGCAGGGCCCAGCACGGGACCAGGCCCGGATACGCGCAGCTGGAGGAGGAGTGGGCGCTGCTCGCACACATCCAGTACGCCCTTGACAGGGTCGAGGAGGGCGCCAAGTACGTGCCCCCCGCGGAGAAGAAACGCATTCCTGTAAACGATTTCAAGAAGATTTGCGAGGTGCAGTGA
- a CDS encoding methanogenesis marker 3 protein, with product MIVTVNGVEKKLRAGSTLKTAIAGEPYVKGTLIAVHLSEERVVSETRDFEFETERGSFVMHLNDTPEAEMWRTQLIDRMSSVNTRWVTHEIVAFGSFPTELETDRGTYSYRTYDCFLSLGGFDNHTTYLMIARDNHSGSYGAGQGVIGRITVGRHILDDIREGDKILSVHPLMSETSTENVKVTDDLSMKLEDGYRVETNVKIVLDQESPESAEHLLILSSEGTMGVTEATGSFLACSEDMDVDIPQEDSKVRDVGAVTVRYDGVGGGRLYMYKERRQVSLSHNAAGQVAMGRAIVAHAPAGSRMTVVTEPARALSVGMTQAEGAKFLESRGIKQVRTGDTSDDAIIAEQGPENTIEALKKGEVETFGVPKDRVFRVQISKKDPISEHYFKKVTGLSHKPIGILKVQFTFEGLPMVTFYGDEVRGKNLYPQDPFKKIKRGDIGLTNQARPHHGLIGIRLEDSKDFGPTGEEPYGTNIVGKFVDDLDRLMKDLKEEDVVYITEEEL from the coding sequence ATGATCGTAACAGTCAACGGCGTGGAGAAGAAGCTCAGGGCCGGATCGACCCTCAAGACCGCCATCGCCGGCGAGCCCTACGTCAAGGGCACCCTGATCGCGGTCCATCTCTCAGAGGAGAGGGTGGTTTCCGAGACCAGGGACTTCGAGTTCGAGACCGAGCGCGGGTCGTTCGTCATGCATCTGAACGACACCCCCGAGGCCGAGATGTGGAGGACGCAGCTCATCGACAGGATGTCCAGCGTCAACACCAGGTGGGTCACCCACGAGATCGTCGCCTTCGGATCGTTCCCCACGGAGCTGGAGACCGACCGCGGCACGTACTCCTACAGGACCTACGACTGCTTCCTCTCGCTCGGAGGATTCGACAACCACACCACCTACCTGATGATCGCCCGCGACAACCACTCCGGCAGCTACGGTGCCGGCCAGGGCGTAATAGGGAGGATCACCGTCGGCAGGCACATCCTGGACGACATCAGGGAGGGCGACAAAATCCTGTCCGTCCACCCGCTGATGTCCGAGACCAGCACGGAGAACGTGAAGGTCACCGACGACCTGAGCATGAAGCTCGAGGACGGCTACAGGGTGGAGACCAACGTCAAGATCGTCCTGGACCAGGAGTCCCCGGAGTCCGCCGAGCACCTCCTCATCCTCTCGTCCGAGGGGACCATGGGGGTCACCGAGGCCACCGGAAGCTTCCTGGCATGCTCGGAGGACATGGATGTCGACATCCCGCAGGAGGACAGCAAGGTAAGGGATGTCGGAGCGGTAACGGTCAGGTACGACGGCGTCGGAGGCGGCCGCCTCTACATGTACAAGGAGAGGAGGCAGGTCTCGCTCTCGCACAACGCCGCCGGACAGGTCGCCATGGGGCGCGCGATCGTCGCCCACGCCCCGGCAGGCAGCAGGATGACCGTCGTCACGGAGCCCGCCAGGGCGCTCTCGGTCGGGATGACCCAGGCGGAGGGCGCCAAGTTCCTGGAGTCCAGGGGCATAAAGCAGGTCAGGACCGGAGACACGTCGGACGACGCCATCATAGCGGAGCAGGGTCCGGAGAACACCATCGAGGCCCTGAAGAAGGGCGAGGTCGAGACCTTCGGGGTGCCGAAGGACAGGGTCTTCAGGGTGCAGATATCCAAGAAGGACCCCATCAGCGAGCACTACTTCAAGAAGGTCACCGGGCTCAGCCACAAGCCCATCGGGATACTGAAGGTCCAGTTCACCTTCGAGGGACTCCCGATGGTTACTTTCTACGGGGACGAGGTCAGGGGGAAGAACCTGTACCCGCAGGACCCGTTCAAGAAGATCAAACGCGGCGACATCGGCCTCACCAACCAGGCGAGGCCCCACCACGGGCTCATCGGTATCAGGCTGGAGGACAGCAAGGACTTCGGACCCACCGGCGAGGAGCCCTACGGAACCAACATCGTCGGAAAGTTCGTCGACGACCTCGACAGGCTAATGAAGGACCTGAAGGAGGAGGACGTCGTCTACATCACGGAGGAGGAACTATGA
- the mcrC gene encoding methyl-coenzyme M reductase I operon protein C, which produces MKQKMGRHLSFVECRESMGLGVGGGLAQRATISESGRDVVAIAMGPGRRHITKPVCEITYALREEGIDTSVLVVNAGSGVPADAPDVTTGSCFGLDPIEADRIQQYKVALIHLGNVRNHIVYKARLILRNVDVPAIIVAQCPVDYEDFAAIGCKTKYVMPPEDKIQTKGEIVEIVTGVVRGVTTPQDKLDEIVSKVQSMLPEGEHR; this is translated from the coding sequence ATGAAGCAGAAGATGGGAAGGCATCTCAGCTTCGTGGAGTGCAGGGAGTCGATGGGTCTCGGTGTCGGAGGGGGGCTCGCCCAGAGGGCGACCATCTCCGAGTCCGGCAGGGACGTCGTGGCCATAGCCATGGGCCCCGGCCGCAGGCACATCACCAAACCCGTCTGCGAGATCACGTACGCCCTCAGGGAGGAGGGGATCGACACGAGCGTCCTCGTCGTCAACGCCGGATCCGGCGTGCCCGCGGACGCCCCCGACGTCACCACCGGGTCCTGCTTCGGACTGGATCCCATCGAGGCCGACAGGATCCAGCAGTACAAGGTCGCCCTGATCCACCTGGGAAACGTCCGCAACCACATAGTGTACAAGGCGAGGCTGATCCTCAGGAACGTGGACGTCCCCGCCATCATCGTCGCGCAGTGCCCCGTGGACTATGAGGACTTCGCAGCGATCGGGTGCAAGACGAAGTACGTCATGCCCCCCGAGGACAAGATCCAGACCAAGGGCGAGATCGTGGAGATCGTCACCGGCGTCGTCAGGGGGGTAACGACCCCGCAGGATAAGCTGGACGAGATCGTCTCCAAGGTGCAGTCCATGCTGCCGGAGGGTGAGCACAGATGA
- the atwA gene encoding methyl coenzyme M reductase system, component A2, translating into MAQESVDLLVIENVSKSFDGRCVLKDVSAKLSTGKILGLIGKSAAGKSVLIHMLRGSEEYAPDSGRVIYNVNRCKKCGDLDLPIKGAKCCKCGGETETLAVDFWSLKVDDPLRQAVKGHIAIMLQRTFALFGDMTVVENVMEAIPADVQGDDRINRAIDMLKLVNMTHRTTHIARDLSGGEKQRVVMARQLAKEPLFFLADEPTGTLDPTTAEIVHKGLIDYVREKNICMVFASHWPEAIERMADEAILLDAGNVVKQGEPKEVTTEFMKDYHFEKTQHGDLGDPLIVLDNAAKHYFSVVRGVVKAVDGVSFDIKEREVFALVGYSGAGKTTTSRMIAGMTPATSGSVKIRIGDDWVDMSESGFAGKGRATPYIGFLHQEYTLYPFDTVLQNLSTCIGMKMPAELAKVKAIQVLMSVGFEKEHIEKLLYTYPDSLSVGECQRIAFAQVLIKEPRIIILDEPTGTMDPITKTIIAKSVIRARETLGETFIVVSHDMDFVLNCSDRAAFMKGGKVVAIGKPDEVLEEFAMEPVPEGE; encoded by the coding sequence ATGGCTCAAGAGTCGGTAGACCTACTGGTTATCGAGAACGTCTCCAAGTCGTTCGACGGGCGCTGTGTGCTCAAGGACGTCAGCGCCAAGCTCTCCACCGGGAAGATCCTCGGTCTCATCGGAAAGAGCGCCGCCGGTAAGAGTGTTCTCATTCACATGCTCAGGGGGAGCGAGGAGTACGCTCCCGACAGCGGACGCGTGATCTACAACGTCAACCGCTGCAAGAAATGCGGCGACCTCGACCTCCCCATTAAGGGAGCGAAATGCTGCAAGTGCGGAGGGGAGACGGAGACCCTCGCCGTGGACTTCTGGTCCCTCAAGGTCGACGACCCCCTCAGACAGGCCGTCAAGGGACACATAGCCATCATGCTCCAGAGGACCTTCGCGCTCTTCGGCGACATGACCGTCGTCGAGAACGTCATGGAGGCCATCCCCGCGGACGTCCAGGGGGACGACCGCATCAACAGGGCCATCGACATGCTCAAGCTCGTCAACATGACCCACAGGACGACCCATATAGCCAGGGACCTGTCGGGAGGGGAGAAGCAGAGGGTCGTCATGGCCAGGCAGCTCGCCAAGGAGCCCCTGTTCTTCCTGGCTGACGAGCCCACCGGAACCCTCGACCCCACCACAGCCGAGATCGTCCACAAGGGACTCATCGACTACGTCAGGGAGAAGAACATCTGCATGGTCTTCGCCTCCCACTGGCCCGAGGCCATCGAGAGGATGGCCGACGAGGCGATCCTGCTGGACGCCGGAAACGTCGTCAAGCAGGGCGAGCCCAAGGAGGTCACCACCGAGTTCATGAAGGACTACCACTTCGAGAAGACCCAGCACGGGGACCTCGGAGACCCGCTCATCGTCCTCGACAACGCCGCCAAGCACTACTTCTCTGTCGTCAGGGGAGTCGTCAAGGCCGTGGACGGAGTGTCCTTCGACATCAAGGAGAGGGAGGTCTTCGCCCTGGTCGGGTACTCCGGAGCGGGGAAGACCACGACATCCAGGATGATCGCCGGGATGACCCCCGCCACATCCGGGTCCGTCAAGATCAGGATCGGAGACGACTGGGTCGACATGTCCGAGTCCGGGTTCGCCGGGAAGGGGAGAGCCACCCCTTACATCGGGTTCCTGCACCAGGAGTACACACTGTACCCCTTCGACACCGTCCTCCAGAACCTGTCCACATGCATCGGCATGAAGATGCCCGCCGAGCTCGCCAAGGTCAAGGCCATCCAGGTCCTGATGAGCGTCGGGTTCGAGAAGGAGCACATCGAGAAGCTCCTGTACACCTATCCCGACTCGCTCTCCGTGGGAGAGTGCCAGAGGATCGCCTTCGCGCAGGTCCTCATCAAGGAGCCCCGTATCATCATCCTGGACGAGCCCACCGGAACCATGGACCCCATCACCAAGACGATCATCGCCAAGTCCGTCATCCGCGCGAGGGAGACCCTCGGCGAGACGTTCATCGTGGTCAGTCACGACATGGACTTCGTCCTCAACTGCAGCGACCGCGCGGCCTTCATGAAGGGTGGCAAGGTCGTCGCCATCGGTAAGCCCGACGAGGTCCTCGAAGAGTTCGCAATGGAGCCGGTCCCAGAAGGTGAATGA
- a CDS encoding DUF2111 domain-containing protein, translating to MLSRPSNLGGPVPKFNDYHIWKAFQCLDETNPVGRKRLSQLLRIGEGSTRTILSMMQDQNMITIGKSGILLTETGAEFKKTVQMDVADVSISDLTIGDRDCAVRVPKMARNVKYGCEERDAAIKSGATGATTLIYSNGKLIFPGSDYPVDPDVESKIRSVFSLKNDDVVIIGTGPTEESAEVGAVIAGLTIMGGLQFNRELKDILTQRSTGNELLSLAFAIHDLVGGLPVCAKSRDNLGIRIENGAVIDNAYSGPVLEEVINAGTTIRKIATAGPYKGIRVIVTPIELDNRIIAAIGVVDIRSMAGINNLIRLRSDDNE from the coding sequence ATGCTTTCCCGCCCATCGAACCTAGGCGGTCCCGTGCCGAAGTTCAACGACTACCACATTTGGAAGGCCTTCCAGTGCCTCGATGAGACGAACCCCGTCGGAAGGAAGAGACTGTCCCAGCTCCTCAGGATTGGAGAGGGCAGCACCAGGACCATCCTCTCCATGATGCAGGATCAGAACATGATCACCATCGGGAAGAGCGGGATACTTCTGACGGAGACCGGCGCCGAGTTCAAGAAGACTGTGCAGATGGACGTCGCCGACGTTTCGATAAGCGACCTGACGATCGGGGACAGGGACTGCGCGGTCCGCGTCCCGAAGATGGCCAGGAACGTCAAGTACGGATGCGAGGAGAGGGACGCCGCGATCAAGTCCGGGGCCACGGGTGCCACCACGCTCATCTACAGCAACGGGAAGCTCATCTTCCCCGGATCGGACTACCCGGTCGACCCCGACGTGGAGTCGAAGATAAGATCCGTGTTCTCGCTCAAGAACGACGACGTGGTCATCATCGGCACCGGACCCACCGAGGAGTCCGCGGAGGTGGGCGCGGTCATCGCCGGGCTCACGATAATGGGCGGCCTCCAGTTCAACAGGGAGCTAAAGGACATCCTCACCCAGAGGAGCACCGGGAACGAGCTCCTGTCCCTGGCGTTCGCCATACACGACCTGGTCGGGGGACTGCCGGTATGCGCGAAGAGCAGGGACAACCTCGGGATAAGGATCGAGAACGGGGCGGTCATCGACAACGCCTACAGCGGACCCGTGCTCGAAGAGGTAATAAATGCGGGTACCACAATCAGGAAGATCGCAACAGCCGGCCCCTACAAGGGTATCAGGGTCATAGTCACACCCATCGAACTGGACAACCGCATCATCGCGGCCATCGGGGTGGTGGACATCCGCTCCATGGCGGGGATCAACAACCTGATTAGGCTTAGGAGTGATGACAATGAGTGA
- a CDS encoding cytidylate kinase-like family protein → MSDLIITIGRENGSGGREVGRIVADMLGVKCYDREIVEATARNAGVSVEEVERSEESRRRSPLYFGGIPSSNPMFEEQSETIRSLASNGPCVFVGRCADYVLRDKNNVINVFVTAPMPDRIRRSTSRNGISEADAEERVRRKDAERAEYYRRYTGRIWGSVSNYDISVNTGRIGTENSARLIVEYIDMCRMD, encoded by the coding sequence ATGAGTGACCTGATAATCACGATAGGCAGGGAGAACGGCAGCGGAGGCCGCGAGGTCGGCCGCATAGTCGCGGACATGCTGGGAGTGAAGTGCTACGACCGCGAGATCGTGGAGGCCACAGCAAGGAACGCCGGGGTCAGCGTGGAGGAGGTCGAGAGGTCCGAGGAGAGCAGACGCCGCTCCCCGCTATACTTCGGCGGGATACCCTCATCCAATCCCATGTTCGAGGAGCAGTCCGAGACGATCAGATCGCTCGCATCGAACGGACCGTGCGTGTTCGTGGGGAGATGCGCCGACTACGTCCTCCGGGACAAGAACAATGTCATCAACGTCTTCGTCACCGCACCGATGCCCGACCGCATCAGACGCTCGACGTCGAGAAACGGGATATCCGAGGCGGATGCCGAGGAGAGGGTGAGGAGGAAGGACGCGGAGCGCGCGGAGTACTACCGCCGCTACACCGGCCGCATCTGGGGGTCCGTATCGAACTACGACATCTCCGTCAACACAGGCAGGATCGGCACCGAGAACAGCGCGAGGCTCATCGTCGAGTACATCGACATGTGCAGAATGGACTGA
- a CDS encoding DUF2098 domain-containing protein produces the protein MKVGDLLKYTPTSTVGKVTDVQEKDGRVWVKLDFTDLYYDATTLIPADPSEYIEVSFKERKVSERGQMKSIEDIKRETQEVDISEMMPSGGG, from the coding sequence TTGAAGGTTGGCGACCTGCTGAAGTACACCCCCACTTCCACTGTGGGCAAGGTGACTGACGTCCAGGAGAAGGACGGGAGGGTCTGGGTCAAACTGGACTTCACCGACCTCTACTACGACGCCACGACCCTGATCCCCGCGGATCCGTCGGAGTACATCGAGGTCTCCTTCAAGGAACGCAAGGTGTCCGAGCGTGGACAGATGAAGTCCATCGAGGACATCAAGCGGGAGACACAGGAAGTCGACATCTCCGAGATGATGCCCTCTGGAGGCGGATAA